One genomic segment of Sanyastnella coralliicola includes these proteins:
- a CDS encoding SRPBCC family protein, whose translation MHRLTTAQWLPISLEEAWTFFSMPENLDLITPDDMSFNILSGSGERTYAGQVITYKIAPVLNIPMSWVTEITQCVDKHYFIDEQRFGPYKFWHHLHRFKEQDGGVLMEDILHYALPGGALGELFGGPMIHKKVKGIFDYRGKKLAEVFPGAKEPFTPTLRRSA comes from the coding sequence ATGCATCGTTTGACAACCGCACAGTGGCTTCCTATTTCTTTAGAAGAAGCATGGACATTCTTTAGTATGCCAGAGAATCTTGACCTCATCACGCCTGATGATATGAGCTTCAATATCCTTTCGGGTTCTGGCGAGCGCACTTATGCAGGACAAGTAATCACTTACAAGATTGCCCCAGTATTGAATATTCCAATGTCATGGGTGACCGAGATTACTCAGTGTGTTGACAAACACTACTTCATCGATGAGCAGCGATTTGGTCCATACAAATTCTGGCATCACCTGCATCGATTCAAGGAACAAGATGGTGGAGTTCTCATGGAAGACATCCTTCACTACGCTCTGCCTGGAGGAGCACTAGGAGAGCTTTTCGGTGGACCCATGATCCACAAAAAGGTTAAAGGTATCTTCGACTACCGTGGAAAGAAATTGGCAGAGGTATTCCCGGGTGCAAAAGAACCTTTCACACCTACATTGAGAAGAAGCGCGTAA
- a CDS encoding glutamine--tRNA ligase/YqeY domain fusion protein, translating into MSETAEKSLNFIEQIIEEDVKNGKHGARIHTRFPPEPNGFLHIGHAKAIYVNFTLAKKYGGVTNLRFDDTNPVKEDTKYVDAIKRDIEWMGFEWTGEPLYTSDYFEQLYGFAVDLIKKGYAYVDDQSPEEIAAQKGTPTEPGSHSPYRDRSVEENLELFEGMRNGDFEEGARVLRAKIDMSHSNMHMRDPLMYRIKKVTHHRTGDDWCIYPMYDFAHGQSDSIEEITHSLCSLEFENHRPLYNWFIEKLEIFPTRQIEFARLNLNYTVMSKRKLLRLVEDGVVDGWDDPRLPTISALRRRGYTPESIRDFAERVGLAKRNNIIDIGLLEFSIRDHLNKIAPRVMAVLRPLKVVVTNYPEGKTEFLTTENNPEDESAGTRELPFGRELFIEQADFMEDAPKKFFRLAPGKVVRLKSAYIIEYVDHKKDADGNVTEVHVKYFEDSRSGQDTSGIKAKGTLHWVSAEHAKDAEVRLYDRLFKDEAPDSHKDRDFMEFVNEDSLEIITNAKVEPSLVEAKSGDRFQFQRLGYFCVDSKYSTEGKPVFNRTVTLKDTWAKQKGK; encoded by the coding sequence ATGAGCGAAACGGCAGAGAAATCTCTCAATTTCATCGAGCAGATCATTGAGGAGGATGTAAAAAATGGTAAGCACGGAGCACGCATTCATACGCGTTTCCCGCCTGAACCAAATGGATTCCTTCACATTGGTCATGCCAAGGCAATCTATGTGAACTTCACCCTTGCTAAGAAGTACGGTGGAGTTACCAACTTGCGTTTTGATGATACCAATCCGGTCAAAGAAGACACGAAGTATGTCGACGCCATCAAGCGTGACATCGAGTGGATGGGCTTTGAATGGACTGGTGAACCACTATACACCTCTGACTACTTCGAGCAGTTGTATGGTTTTGCGGTAGATCTCATCAAAAAGGGATATGCCTATGTTGACGATCAATCGCCAGAAGAGATCGCCGCTCAGAAAGGAACGCCAACGGAACCGGGATCTCATTCTCCCTACCGCGATCGTTCTGTAGAAGAGAACCTTGAATTATTCGAGGGCATGCGTAATGGCGACTTTGAAGAAGGAGCTCGCGTATTGCGTGCTAAGATTGATATGTCGCATTCCAACATGCACATGCGTGATCCGCTCATGTATCGAATCAAGAAGGTAACGCACCACCGTACTGGAGATGATTGGTGTATTTACCCGATGTATGACTTTGCTCACGGGCAGTCTGACTCTATCGAGGAAATTACACACTCGTTATGCAGTCTTGAGTTCGAGAATCACCGTCCGCTGTACAACTGGTTCATCGAGAAACTTGAAATTTTCCCAACACGTCAGATCGAGTTCGCCAGATTGAACTTGAACTATACAGTCATGTCGAAACGAAAGCTTCTGCGTTTGGTAGAAGATGGTGTGGTTGATGGATGGGATGATCCACGTCTTCCAACGATTTCGGCGTTACGCCGAAGAGGATACACGCCAGAGTCAATTCGCGATTTTGCAGAGCGCGTTGGTTTGGCGAAGCGAAACAACATCATTGACATTGGCTTGTTGGAGTTCAGTATTCGTGACCACCTCAACAAGATTGCTCCTCGCGTCATGGCTGTGTTGCGTCCACTCAAAGTGGTAGTGACGAACTACCCTGAAGGCAAGACAGAGTTCCTCACCACAGAGAATAATCCTGAAGATGAAAGCGCGGGGACAAGAGAGCTTCCTTTTGGCCGTGAGTTGTTCATCGAACAGGCAGACTTTATGGAAGATGCTCCAAAGAAGTTCTTCCGTCTGGCACCAGGAAAGGTTGTTCGACTCAAGTCAGCTTACATCATTGAATACGTTGATCACAAGAAAGATGCTGACGGCAACGTCACTGAAGTTCATGTGAAGTACTTCGAAGACTCTCGCAGTGGTCAAGACACAAGCGGGATCAAAGCAAAAGGTACGCTCCACTGGGTAAGTGCAGAGCACGCCAAGGATGCTGAGGTTCGACTGTACGATCGCTTATTCAAAGACGAAGCGCCAGATTCCCACAAAGACCGTGACTTCATGGAGTTCGTCAATGAAGACTCTTTGGAAATCATTACCAATGCGAAAGTTGAACCTAGTCTTGTGGAGGCTAAGTCAGGTGATCGATTCCAGTTCCAACGTCTAGGATACTTCTGTGTAGACTCAAAGTATAGCACAGAGGGTAAGCCAGTGTTCAATCGAACAGTGACACTAAAAGATACTTGGGCCAAGCAAAAAGGGAAGTAG
- a CDS encoding c-type cytochrome domain-containing protein gives MNKFVTLCFVFSLMIACKHEIPEPLLVIDPPTVSEFQCSDDSIYFNEQVLPIFASSCAVPGCHDQLNAQEGFVFDSYENIMASGEITPGDLDDGDIVEVINEDDPDKIMPPPPNNSLSQEQIDIIEAWILQGAVNNSCPDAFCDTLDVSYSTRIEPLILSNCSGCHDSVDPTAGLSLTSYDQISEIALSGSLQSSLLGMNGFTLMPFNGNELSDCQIRMIELWIDNGAPND, from the coding sequence ATGAATAAATTCGTCACACTCTGTTTTGTGTTTTCACTCATGATTGCGTGTAAACATGAAATTCCAGAACCATTATTGGTCATTGATCCTCCAACTGTATCTGAATTCCAATGCAGCGATGATTCAATTTATTTCAATGAACAAGTGCTCCCCATCTTCGCTTCAAGCTGCGCGGTCCCTGGCTGTCATGATCAATTGAATGCTCAAGAAGGTTTCGTTTTTGATTCTTATGAAAACATCATGGCCTCAGGTGAGATTACTCCTGGAGATCTAGACGACGGGGATATTGTTGAAGTCATCAATGAAGATGATCCAGATAAAATTATGCCGCCGCCGCCAAATAACTCCCTATCTCAAGAACAAATCGATATCATAGAGGCATGGATTCTTCAAGGCGCAGTGAATAATAGTTGTCCTGATGCTTTCTGTGACACCCTAGATGTCAGTTACTCAACGCGAATTGAACCGCTAATCTTAAGCAATTGTTCCGGATGTCATGACAGTGTTGACCCTACAGCAGGCTTGTCACTTACCAGCTACGATCAGATTTCTGAAATTGCGTTGAGTGGATCATTGCAAAGTTCCCTTTTAGGAATGAACGGATTCACCCTTATGCCATTTAATGGTAACGAACTTTCAGATTGTCAGATAAGAATGATAGAATTGTGGATAGATAATGGAGCTCCTAATGATTAA
- a CDS encoding DUF5777 family beta-barrel protein — translation MARRRNTGIVTLIAILFSLSASAQMEDWVQTFKDTRVINGHSVETNFKGGMKFIISHRFGPLNGGTYELFGLDQSTIRIGLDYGITDRLTIGAGRSSLGKHYDGFVKYRLLIQKENGTPVSVTALSNMAINTLRWENPDRENFTTSRFFYTWQLMVAKRFNDDFALQIMPTLVHRNLVPNRDVAHDVFSIGASARYQLTKHLALQFEGYFIPEDQLAQEFEMPLSIGVDIETKGHQFQLSLSNSMGMTEKIFITETRGSWLDGGFGIGFNITRDFRIRGRK, via the coding sequence ATGGCTCGCAGAAGGAACACCGGAATAGTCACCCTTATTGCTATCCTCTTTTCGCTGTCTGCCAGCGCACAAATGGAGGACTGGGTGCAAACCTTTAAAGACACTCGTGTGATCAACGGACATTCTGTTGAGACCAACTTTAAAGGCGGCATGAAATTCATCATTAGCCACCGCTTTGGTCCGCTGAATGGTGGTACATATGAACTCTTTGGTCTCGATCAATCAACGATTCGCATCGGACTAGACTACGGTATCACTGATCGACTCACCATTGGTGCTGGTAGATCATCGCTCGGAAAACACTACGACGGTTTCGTGAAGTACCGCCTTCTGATTCAAAAGGAGAACGGCACACCCGTTTCTGTGACTGCCTTAAGCAACATGGCCATCAACACCCTACGCTGGGAGAATCCAGATCGTGAGAACTTCACGACTTCGCGCTTCTTCTACACGTGGCAATTGATGGTTGCGAAACGATTCAACGACGATTTTGCTCTGCAAATCATGCCGACCTTGGTACACCGAAACTTGGTTCCAAATAGAGATGTAGCACATGACGTCTTCTCTATCGGAGCTTCCGCACGATACCAACTCACCAAGCACCTAGCTCTTCAGTTCGAAGGATATTTCATTCCAGAAGATCAACTAGCGCAAGAATTTGAGATGCCGCTTTCCATTGGTGTAGACATTGAAACGAAAGGCCATCAATTCCAGCTTAGCTTGAGTAATTCGATGGGAATGACAGAGAAGATTTTCATTACCGAAACGAGGGGCTCATGGCTTGATGGCGGATTCGGAATTGGCTTCAATATCACTCGTGACTTCAGAATACGCGGACGCAAATGA
- a CDS encoding c-type cytochrome — protein MKYLITLSFVALTLFAFRTPTSEEAVDRVISPETPLQEVLLMLGESAPKHYIKEIDPEKARMGKEMVFEGRAQTSKLGYSNYISNIFVCTDCHNQVQEDPDPANPDVDARLKYAVEKDLPYLQATTFWGMVNRKTWYNEDYVQKYGDLVAPAKNSLYESTQLCAQECSSGRELEEWEAEAINHYYWTLQLRLKDLNLSIEEMMVIDEAVNTNNADQHKEAIELLEGHYMTASPADFVEVPTDRKAGYPNTQKGDPEVGRIIYDRSCKTCHRYGGPSLFTLDESKKTFRMMKRNIDKDTPFALYDIVRHGTYAEPGHRQYMPLYTADRMSDQQLEDLRAYIEFRAAN, from the coding sequence ATGAAATACTTGATCACCCTTTCCTTTGTGGCTCTCACGCTCTTCGCCTTCCGTACCCCTACTTCTGAGGAAGCCGTTGATCGTGTCATTTCTCCTGAGACTCCACTACAGGAGGTGCTGCTCATGTTAGGCGAATCAGCTCCGAAGCACTACATCAAGGAGATTGATCCGGAGAAAGCACGCATGGGGAAAGAGATGGTATTCGAAGGAAGAGCTCAAACCTCAAAACTGGGATACTCCAATTACATCTCAAACATCTTCGTTTGTACTGACTGCCACAACCAGGTACAAGAAGATCCTGATCCAGCAAACCCAGATGTCGACGCGCGTTTGAAATACGCAGTAGAGAAGGATCTCCCCTATCTACAAGCCACTACCTTCTGGGGAATGGTGAATAGAAAAACCTGGTACAATGAAGACTATGTCCAGAAATATGGCGACCTCGTGGCACCAGCAAAGAACTCTTTGTATGAGTCTACTCAGCTCTGTGCACAAGAGTGTTCAAGTGGACGTGAACTCGAAGAATGGGAAGCTGAAGCGATCAATCATTATTATTGGACTCTTCAGCTACGTTTAAAAGATCTGAACCTGAGTATTGAAGAGATGATGGTGATTGATGAGGCTGTCAACACAAATAATGCAGATCAACATAAAGAAGCCATTGAGCTTTTGGAAGGTCATTACATGACAGCTTCCCCAGCTGATTTTGTGGAAGTCCCTACTGATCGAAAAGCGGGATATCCCAACACGCAGAAAGGTGACCCTGAAGTAGGACGTATCATTTACGATCGTAGTTGTAAGACCTGTCACCGTTATGGTGGGCCTTCTTTGTTCACGCTCGACGAGTCGAAGAAGACCTTCCGAATGATGAAGCGCAACATTGACAAAGATACGCCTTTCGCTTTGTATGACATTGTTCGTCATGGAACTTACGCAGAGCCCGGTCACCGCCAGTACATGCCACTCTACACAGCCGATCGAATGAGTGACCAGCAATTGGAAGACCTTCGCGCTTACATCGAATTCCGCGCAGCGAATTAA
- a CDS encoding glycosyltransferase family 2 protein → MAIKDTAPYLPECLDSIIAQTYPHWELIAINDHSTDETPEILAEYAKKDARIRVFHSDRPKLIPTLKYGYPHCQGPLMNRMDSDDHMPADKLETMVNEWHKYGKGHVIVGGTEHFRDDGEVGDGFKRYDAWLNHVAKNSLHLEELYKECVIPSHCWLMHKEDLDAIGAFEPEIYPEDYDLTFRIVEANLKIIGIDKILHHWRDRSNRISRTWEEYKDNRYFDLKVTNFLKLHHNPDRPLVLWGAGRNGKDMAKLLQAREVDFHWVCDNENKIGHNVYGVIMQSTNAIAELDNPQVMIVVAAPDAKAGIESMLVELGLKRGVDWWFFG, encoded by the coding sequence ATGGCAATTAAGGATACTGCTCCTTACCTGCCTGAATGCCTTGATTCCATCATTGCACAAACCTATCCACATTGGGAGCTGATCGCCATCAATGACCATTCGACGGATGAAACGCCTGAAATTCTAGCAGAGTACGCGAAGAAAGATGCACGGATTCGCGTGTTCCATTCTGATCGACCGAAGCTCATCCCGACATTGAAATATGGGTACCCTCATTGCCAAGGTCCACTGATGAACCGGATGGATAGTGACGACCACATGCCGGCAGATAAGCTGGAGACCATGGTCAACGAATGGCACAAGTATGGCAAGGGACATGTAATCGTTGGCGGTACAGAGCATTTCAGAGACGACGGCGAAGTCGGTGATGGATTTAAGCGTTATGATGCTTGGCTAAATCACGTGGCCAAAAACTCACTTCATCTTGAGGAACTCTACAAAGAGTGTGTAATTCCTTCCCATTGTTGGCTCATGCACAAAGAAGATCTTGACGCCATTGGTGCCTTTGAACCTGAGATTTACCCTGAAGATTACGACCTCACTTTCCGTATCGTTGAAGCCAATCTGAAGATCATCGGTATCGACAAGATTCTTCACCATTGGCGTGATCGAAGCAACCGTATTTCGCGCACTTGGGAGGAGTACAAAGACAACCGCTACTTCGATTTGAAGGTCACCAACTTCTTAAAGCTACACCACAACCCAGATCGTCCACTAGTCTTATGGGGCGCCGGAAGAAACGGCAAAGACATGGCCAAACTTCTCCAAGCTCGCGAAGTAGATTTTCATTGGGTTTGCGACAATGAAAATAAGATTGGCCACAATGTTTACGGTGTGATTATGCAATCAACCAACGCTATCGCGGAATTGGACAATCCACAAGTGATGATCGTCGTTGCAGCTCCAGACGCGAAGGCAGGAATTGAATCAATGCTTGTTGAGTTAGGGTTGAAGCGAGGTGTTGATTGGTGGTTTTTTGGCTAA